A genomic segment from Flavobacterium sp. 9R encodes:
- the hisD gene encoding histidinol dehydrogenase codes for MNKIYNPKPESWSTLLERPTKTVDDIEATVKEIFKEVQKKGDEAITKYTSLFDGVAVDNLEVTPEEINEAIASIPQELQDAIQLAKSNIEKFHTAQKTTRVSVETTSGVSCWQEKRPIQKIGLYIPGGTAPLFSTVLMLAVPANIAGCKEIVLCSPPDKKGKINPAILYAAQLCGVTKILKVGGIQAIAGLTFGTAAIPKVYKIFGPGNQFVTVAKQLATQFGVAIDMPAGPSELLIVADDTAVPAFVASDLLSQAEHGTDSQVILVSTSKDLIDAVETEIQTQLEVLPRKAIATKAIENSKLIYVENDQIAIDLIDEYGPEHFIICAKNEDFYVNNIGNAGSVFIGNYTPESAGDYASGTNHTLPTNGYAKNYSGVNLDSFLKSMTFQKITAEGIQNIGPAIELMAEAEGLQAHKNAVTLRLQSCEVSKTS; via the coding sequence ATGAACAAAATATACAATCCAAAACCAGAATCGTGGTCAACCCTCTTAGAAAGACCCACGAAAACAGTAGATGATATAGAAGCTACTGTAAAAGAAATTTTTAAAGAAGTACAAAAAAAGGGTGACGAAGCCATCACCAAATACACTTCGCTTTTTGATGGAGTTGCAGTAGACAATCTTGAAGTTACTCCAGAAGAAATCAATGAGGCGATTGCATCAATTCCGCAAGAATTACAAGACGCTATTCAATTGGCAAAATCTAATATCGAGAAATTCCATACGGCTCAAAAAACCACTCGTGTAAGCGTAGAAACCACTTCAGGTGTTTCGTGTTGGCAAGAAAAACGTCCGATTCAAAAGATTGGCTTGTACATTCCAGGTGGAACAGCTCCTTTATTTTCGACCGTTTTGATGTTGGCTGTACCAGCTAATATTGCAGGCTGCAAGGAAATTGTGTTGTGTTCACCTCCAGATAAAAAAGGAAAGATCAATCCAGCGATTCTCTATGCCGCACAATTGTGTGGGGTGACCAAAATTTTGAAGGTGGGTGGCATTCAAGCCATTGCAGGATTGACTTTTGGCACAGCTGCAATTCCGAAAGTATATAAAATTTTCGGCCCAGGAAATCAATTTGTTACGGTAGCGAAACAATTAGCTACTCAGTTTGGGGTTGCCATTGATATGCCTGCAGGGCCATCAGAATTGTTAATTGTAGCTGATGACACAGCTGTTCCGGCCTTTGTAGCTTCGGATTTGTTGTCGCAAGCGGAACACGGTACTGACAGCCAAGTGATTTTAGTCTCGACTTCAAAAGACTTAATTGACGCGGTTGAAACTGAAATCCAAACCCAATTGGAAGTGTTACCAAGAAAAGCCATTGCAACAAAAGCCATTGAAAACTCTAAATTGATTTATGTTGAAAATGACCAAATCGCTATAGACTTGATTGACGAATATGGGCCTGAACATTTCATTATTTGCGCTAAAAACGAAGATTTTTATGTAAATAACATTGGTAATGCGGGTTCAGTTTTTATTGGGAATTACACGCCCGAAAGTGCGGGAGACTATGCTTCGGGAACGAATCATACGTTGCCAACCAATGGTTATGCTAAGAATTATAGTGGTGTCAATTTGGATAGTTTCTTGAAATCGATGACGTTTCAAAAAATTACAGCTGAGGGCATTCAAAACATAGGACCTGCTATTGAACTAATGGCTGAGGCTGAAGGATTGCAAGCCCATAAAAATGCGGTGACGCTTCGACTACAGTCCTGCGAGGTTTCTAAAACCTCGTAG
- the hisC gene encoding histidinol-phosphate transaminase, producing MNTFDINTITRENVKAMKPYSSARDEFEDFDTAQMIFLDANENPFENGVNRYPDPQQQSVKTILGLNKGLQKKQILLGNGSDEVLDLLFRGFCEPKIDNIITLPPTYGMYSVLANLNDVTNKEVLLTNEFQPNVEAILEAVDANTKIIFLCSPNNPTGNSFSDESVVYLLNNFKGLVVIDEAYIDFSTKASWVNELDAYPNLVITQTLSKAYGLAGIRLGICYASEAIIGVLNKIKPPYNVNELTQQRAIERLQQPAKIDLEIASIIAQRELLLKALLKVNFVEVVYPTEANFVLIKVDDANKRYDELIAKGIVIRNRTTQPLCDNCLRLTIGTEIENKKLIEALLAI from the coding sequence ATGAATACTTTTGATATAAACACCATAACTAGAGAAAATGTTAAGGCAATGAAACCTTATTCTTCCGCACGTGATGAATTTGAAGATTTTGACACGGCTCAAATGATTTTCTTGGATGCGAATGAAAATCCGTTTGAAAATGGAGTAAATCGTTATCCAGACCCACAGCAACAATCGGTAAAAACGATTTTAGGGCTAAATAAAGGCTTGCAAAAGAAACAAATCCTACTTGGAAACGGTAGTGACGAGGTGCTAGATTTATTGTTTAGAGGGTTTTGTGAGCCAAAAATCGATAACATTATCACATTGCCACCAACGTATGGAATGTATAGTGTTTTGGCAAATTTGAATGATGTAACCAACAAAGAAGTATTGTTGACCAATGAATTTCAACCCAATGTAGAAGCTATTTTGGAAGCGGTTGATGCCAATACGAAAATCATCTTTTTGTGTTCACCAAATAACCCAACGGGTAACTCATTTTCGGACGAAAGTGTGGTGTATTTATTGAATAATTTCAAGGGATTAGTGGTTATTGATGAAGCCTACATCGACTTTTCTACCAAAGCGAGTTGGGTTAACGAATTGGACGCATATCCTAATTTGGTCATTACACAAACCTTGTCCAAAGCTTACGGATTGGCAGGTATCCGACTTGGAATTTGCTATGCTTCAGAAGCTATTATTGGGGTGTTGAATAAAATCAAACCGCCTTACAATGTTAATGAATTAACGCAGCAAAGAGCGATTGAACGTTTGCAACAACCAGCTAAAATTGATTTAGAAATTGCTTCGATTATTGCGCAAAGAGAACTTTTACTTAAAGCGTTACTTAAAGTAAATTTTGTTGAAGTTGTCTATCCCACAGAAGCGAATTTTGTATTGATTAAAGTGGATGATGCCAACAAAAGATACGATGAGTTAATTGCGAAAGGCATAGTGATTCGTAACCGAACTACACAACCACTTTGCGACAATTGTTTGCGATTGACGATTGGTACAGAAATAGAAAATAAGAAATTGATAGAAGCTTTATTAGCCATTTAG
- the hisB gene encoding bifunctional histidinol-phosphatase/imidazoleglycerol-phosphate dehydratase HisB — MKKVLFIDRDGTLVLEPEGYQLDSLSKLEFYPKAFQYMAKIAKELDYELAMVTNQDGLGTASFPEDTFWPTQNFILRAFENEGVLFDDIFVDRSFPEDNAPTRKPRTGMLTKYINNPNYDLANSFVLGDRLTDVELAKNLGAKAIFLKQEEGLGAAELSSKKEELDPVIALQTTDWKVIYEFLKLEARSASIARKTNETDITIQLNLDGTGKSKIDTGIAFFDHMLDQIARHGQMDLEISVKGDLEVDEHHTIEDTAIALGEVFAKALGNKLGIERYGFCLPMDDCLSQVAIDFGGRNWLVWEAEFKREMVGKMPTEMFYHFFKSFSDGAKANINIKAEGTNEHHKIEAIFKAFAKAIKVAVKRDTEKMILPSTKGML, encoded by the coding sequence ATGAAAAAAGTACTTTTTATAGACCGTGACGGAACATTAGTTTTAGAACCAGAAGGGTATCAGTTGGACAGTTTGAGCAAATTAGAATTTTACCCGAAGGCTTTTCAATATATGGCAAAAATCGCCAAGGAATTGGATTATGAATTAGCGATGGTTACGAATCAAGATGGTTTGGGAACCGCTAGTTTTCCTGAAGATACGTTTTGGCCTACGCAAAATTTTATTTTGAGAGCTTTTGAGAACGAAGGCGTTTTGTTTGATGATATTTTTGTGGACCGCTCATTTCCTGAAGACAATGCGCCAACGCGTAAACCTAGAACGGGAATGTTGACCAAGTACATTAACAATCCGAATTATGATTTAGCGAATTCTTTTGTGTTAGGCGACCGCTTGACCGATGTGGAATTGGCCAAAAATCTAGGAGCTAAAGCCATTTTCTTGAAGCAAGAAGAAGGATTGGGAGCGGCAGAATTATCAAGTAAAAAAGAGGAATTAGACCCCGTAATTGCTTTGCAAACTACCGATTGGAAAGTGATTTATGAGTTTTTGAAATTAGAAGCTCGTTCGGCTAGTATTGCTAGAAAAACGAACGAAACCGATATCACCATTCAACTGAACTTGGACGGGACAGGAAAAAGCAAAATTGATACTGGAATTGCTTTTTTTGACCATATGTTGGACCAAATTGCGCGTCACGGCCAAATGGATTTAGAAATTTCGGTCAAAGGCGATTTAGAAGTAGACGAGCACCACACTATTGAAGATACGGCTATTGCTTTGGGAGAAGTTTTTGCTAAAGCTTTAGGCAATAAATTAGGGATTGAGCGCTATGGTTTTTGTTTGCCAATGGACGATTGCCTATCACAAGTAGCGATTGATTTTGGCGGAAGAAATTGGTTGGTTTGGGAAGCTGAATTCAAGCGTGAAATGGTAGGAAAAATGCCAACTGAGATGTTTTATCACTTCTTCAAATCCTTTTCTGATGGGGCAAAAGCGAACATCAACATCAAAGCGGAAGGCACCAATGAACACCACAAAATCGAAGCGATTTTTAAGGCTTTTGCCAAAGCTATTAAAGTAGCCGTGAAACGCGATACAGAGAAAATGATTTTACCAAGTACGAAGGGAATGTTGTAA
- the hisH gene encoding imidazole glycerol phosphate synthase subunit HisH — MKIVIINYGAGNIQSIMFAIERLGYKAVLSNNPEEIIAADKVIFPGVGEASYAMKMLQESGLDTLIPTLKQPVLGICLGMQLMCQSSEEGNTKGLGIFDVDVVKFSSKVKVPQMGWNTIYNLKSDLFKGIAENEYMYLVHSFYAPLCKETIATTDYELEYSSALEKDNFFGTQFHPEKSGDVGEQILNNFLNLKL, encoded by the coding sequence ATGAAAATAGTAATCATAAATTACGGCGCAGGAAACATTCAAAGCATTATGTTTGCCATAGAACGATTGGGATACAAAGCGGTTTTGAGTAACAATCCTGAGGAAATAATAGCAGCAGATAAAGTCATTTTTCCAGGTGTGGGCGAGGCGAGTTATGCAATGAAAATGCTACAAGAAAGCGGACTGGATACCTTGATTCCAACCTTGAAACAACCTGTTTTAGGGATTTGCTTGGGGATGCAATTGATGTGTCAATCCTCGGAAGAAGGGAATACAAAAGGTTTGGGAATTTTTGATGTGGATGTAGTCAAATTTTCTTCCAAGGTAAAAGTGCCTCAGATGGGTTGGAATACGATTTACAATCTAAAATCGGATTTATTCAAAGGCATTGCCGAGAACGAATATATGTATTTGGTACATAGTTTTTATGCGCCACTTTGTAAGGAAACCATTGCGACGACAGACTATGAATTAGAATATTCGTCGGCTTTAGAGAAAGACAATTTCTTCGGAACTCAATTTCATCCTGAAAAGAGTGGGGATGTTGGCGAGCAAATTTTAAACAACTTTTTAAACCTTAAACTGTAA
- the hisA gene encoding 1-(5-phosphoribosyl)-5-[(5-phosphoribosylamino)methylideneamino]imidazole-4-carboxamide isomerase, which translates to MRIIPAIDIIEGKCVRLSKGDYDTKIIYNENPLEVAKSFEAHGIEYLHLVDLDGAKSSQIVNYKILEQIATKTKLKIDFGGGLKSDADLKIAFESGANQITGGSIAVKNRAIFEKWISEYGSDKIILGADATNEKVAVSGWLEDSNEDLIPFIQDYQNKGIQYVICTDIAKDGMLEGPSFDLYQKILEQAQGIKLIASGGISTFDELPKLAELGCEGTIIGKAIYEGRISLKQLENFILSS; encoded by the coding sequence ATGCGAATAATACCCGCAATAGATATCATCGAAGGAAAATGTGTGCGTTTGTCCAAAGGCGACTACGATACCAAAATTATTTACAATGAAAATCCACTGGAAGTCGCTAAATCATTCGAGGCACACGGAATTGAGTATTTGCACTTAGTTGATTTGGATGGAGCCAAGTCGAGTCAAATTGTCAATTATAAAATTTTGGAACAAATAGCTACAAAAACGAAATTGAAGATTGATTTTGGTGGTGGTTTGAAATCCGATGCCGACTTAAAAATTGCTTTCGAAAGTGGTGCCAACCAAATCACAGGAGGAAGCATAGCCGTAAAAAATCGAGCCATTTTTGAAAAATGGATTTCAGAATATGGTTCGGATAAAATCATTTTAGGAGCAGATGCTACTAACGAAAAAGTGGCTGTTTCTGGCTGGTTGGAGGATTCTAATGAAGATTTGATTCCGTTTATACAAGACTATCAAAATAAAGGTATTCAGTACGTTATTTGCACCGACATTGCTAAAGATGGAATGTTAGAAGGACCGAGTTTTGATTTGTACCAAAAAATACTGGAACAAGCCCAAGGGATAAAATTGATTGCTTCAGGAGGGATTTCTACTTTTGATGAATTGCCTAAATTAGCCGAACTAGGTTGTGAAGGAACAATAATCGGTAAAGCGATTTATGAAGGAAGAATTAGCTTGAAACAACTAGAAAATTTTATTTTAAGTTCATAG
- the hisF gene encoding imidazole glycerol phosphate synthase subunit HisF encodes MLTKRIIPCLDIKNGRTVKGVNFVDLRDAGDPVELAKIYSQEGADELVFLDISATEERRSTLIDLVRKVAATINIPFTVGGGISAVEDVEVLLQNGADKVSINSSAVKNPQLINDLAQKFGSQCVVVAIDAKQIEGEWMVHLVGGKVPTEIRLFDWAKEVEQRGAGEILFTSMNHDGTKNGFANEALAQLSQLVNIPIIASGGAGNIQHFVDTFIDGKADAALAASVFHFKEIEIKTLKKELKNNTIEVRI; translated from the coding sequence ATGCTTACGAAAAGAATAATACCTTGCTTAGATATTAAAAACGGACGAACCGTAAAAGGGGTGAATTTTGTCGATTTACGCGATGCGGGTGACCCAGTAGAATTGGCTAAAATCTATTCACAAGAAGGGGCAGATGAATTGGTGTTTTTGGACATTTCGGCTACCGAGGAAAGACGAAGCACTTTGATTGACTTGGTGCGAAAAGTTGCAGCTACCATCAATATTCCATTTACGGTGGGTGGCGGTATTTCGGCTGTTGAAGATGTGGAAGTGTTGCTTCAAAATGGTGCTGATAAAGTATCAATCAATTCATCGGCAGTGAAAAATCCCCAATTGATTAATGATTTGGCGCAGAAATTTGGTAGCCAATGTGTGGTGGTAGCCATCGATGCCAAACAAATAGAAGGCGAATGGATGGTGCATTTGGTAGGAGGGAAGGTGCCAACGGAAATCCGATTGTTTGATTGGGCGAAAGAAGTAGAACAACGCGGTGCGGGGGAAATACTCTTTACTTCTATGAATCACGATGGAACCAAAAATGGTTTCGCCAACGAAGCTTTAGCGCAACTATCGCAATTGGTTAATATTCCGATTATTGCTTCAGGAGGCGCTGGAAATATTCAGCATTTTGTAGACACCTTTATTGACGGAAAAGCCGATGCGGCTTTGGCGGCTAGTGTCTTTCATTTCAAAGAAATTGAAATTAAAACACTAAAAAAAGAACTTAAAAACAATACTATAGAAGTCAGAATTTAG
- the hisIE gene encoding bifunctional phosphoribosyl-AMP cyclohydrolase/phosphoribosyl-ATP diphosphatase HisIE, with protein sequence MNVDIKSAHGLIPAIIQDAETKNVLMLGYMNEESLQKTIDTQKVTFFSRSKQRLWTKGEESGNFLELVSIKNDCDGDTLLIQAKPVGPTCHTGADTCWQEANSANYGFISQLESTIKTRRENADSEKSYVASLFEKGINKIAQKVGEEAVEVVIEAKDDNDDLFLSESADLLFHYLILLQAKGFQLNDVVEVLKGRQK encoded by the coding sequence ATGAATGTAGATATAAAAAGTGCTCACGGATTAATTCCAGCGATTATTCAGGATGCTGAAACAAAAAATGTTTTGATGTTGGGCTATATGAACGAAGAATCGCTTCAAAAAACCATAGACACTCAAAAAGTAACTTTCTTTAGCCGTTCCAAACAACGATTGTGGACCAAAGGAGAAGAAAGTGGTAATTTTTTAGAATTGGTTTCCATCAAAAATGATTGTGATGGCGATACCTTATTGATTCAGGCAAAACCAGTGGGACCTACTTGTCATACTGGCGCTGATACGTGTTGGCAAGAAGCGAATTCCGCAAATTATGGCTTTATCTCACAATTGGAGTCGACCATTAAAACACGTCGTGAAAATGCCGATTCTGAGAAGAGTTATGTGGCTTCATTGTTTGAAAAAGGCATCAACAAAATTGCTCAAAAAGTAGGAGAGGAAGCAGTTGAAGTGGTTATTGAAGCCAAAGATGATAACGATGACTTGTTCTTGAGCGAAAGCGCCGATTTACTTTTTCACTACTTGATTTTATTGCAAGCTAAAGGTTTTCAATTGAATGATGTAGTGGAAGTATTGAAAGGAAGACAGAAATAA